The stretch of DNA TACCTTGAAAAAGAGCTTGGAGCAACAATTATTTCTGATGAGAAGGTCATTGAAATAAACGGCAAACGGCTGTACATTCACCATGGTGATGGCCTGGGGCCTGGTGATAAAACGTATAAATTGCTTAAGAAGTTCTTCAGAAGCAAGGTTTGTCAATGGCTCTTTGCTCGCCTTCACCCTAATCTGGGGATTGGCATTGCCGATAAATGGAGCCGAAGCAGTCGTATAGCTAATGATAAAAAAGAAGTATTTCTGGGCGAAGAGCATGAATGGTTGGTGATCTATTCAAAAGAAATTTTGCAAAAGGAACATTTTGACTATTTTATTTATGGTCACCGTCATTTACCATTAGACATACAGTTGTCTGAAACAAGTCGTTACATTAATTTAGGTGAATGGATTCATTTTAACACTTATGCAGTGTTTGATGGTGAAAACGTGGAACTTAAATATTTTGAAAAAGAAGAAAAAGAACTTGCTGAAGTTTAAGTTTTGAAAAAATAGTAACCAGCTAAACATCAGATACATTTCGGTGTTTAAGTATAAAAGCGTAATTTTGCAGCCCTAAATTAATCCCGAAGGATTTATAGTTATGATTGATAAACTGGATGCCATCAAACAACGTTGGCAAGATGTAGAACAACAATTGTCGAGCCCTGAAGCAATGAGCGATATGAAACGCTTTGCTGCGCTTAACAAAGAATATAAAGAATTAACGAAAGTAGTTGAGAAAGCTGAAGAATATAAAAAAGTTGTCAGCAATATCGATACTAATAAAGAAATGCTGGCCACTGAAAAAGATGAGGAGTTAAGAGAGATGGCCAAAATGGATCTTGATGAACTGCTTCCTAAAAAAGAAGAGTTAGAAGAAGAGATCCGTGTAATGCTAATCCCTAAGGACCCTGAAGATGCTAAAAATGCAATCTTAGAGATTCGTGGTGGAGCAGGTGGTGATGAGGCAAGTTTGTTTGCCGGCGACCTGTATCGTATGTACATGCGTTTCTGTGAAGCAAAAGGCTGGAAAACTGAACTGGTGGATGAAACCCAAGGTACAGCAGGCGGTTATAAGGAGATTGTTATTAATGTTAGTGGTGAAGATGTTTACGGTCAGCTGAAATACGAATCAGGGGTACACCGTGTACAGCGTGTCCCTGCTACCGAAACTCAAGGTCGTGTGCATACTTCGGCAGCATCAGTAGTTGTGTTGCCTGAAGCAGATGAGTTCGACGTACAGATCAATATGAATGACATTCGTAAAGATTTATTCTGTGCATCTGGTCCGGGCGGACAGTCAGTTAACACGACTTACTCAGCGGTTCGTTTAACGCACATTCCGACAGGTGTTGTTGCTCAATGTCAGGATGAGAAATCGCAAATCAAGAACTTTGAGAAAGCGTTAGGTGTACTTCGTTCACGTATCTACGAAATGGAGTTACAGAAACATTTGGAAGAAACAGCAAAGAAACGTAAAACAATGGTTTCTACAGGTGACAGATCTGCTAAGATTCGTACCTACAACTTCCCTCAAAGCCGTTTAACTGAGCACCGCATCGGGTTAACTATTTATAACTTGAATGCTGTTATGGATGGAGACATTCAGGACATTATTGATGCACTGCAGTTAGCTGAAAATGCAGAGCGCATGAAAGAAGGAACAATTGCATAATAATTATGCTGAATGATAAAAAAACGGAGTCGGTAACTTACCGACTCCGTTTTTTTGTTATCCACTAGTTGCAATCTTCTACTTACTTTAAACTTCATTGGGTATTCAGGTATTTATGCGATTACTATTAAATGAAGTGAAATTATTTGCTGTAAACCAGGTTGTTAAATAATAGTGTTTAAACATTCTTTGAAGTTTAATAAAAATCCTATATATTCATTTTAATGATTTTCGCTTACTCTCTCTGAGTTTAGTAAACGGTTGTTTTTTAAATTATGAGTAGAAGATTAAGGAAATTAATTGTAGTATCCGGACTGATTGTTATAACCGGAGCCATTGCCGGCCTGTTTTGGTACAATGAATGGGTTTACAGTCTTCCCACTCCTATCCCTCCTAATTATCAACCCGTAAAAACAGGAGAGTTTGTTTACTTGGATGAATCATTTAAAGTCTATCAACGCAAATTTTTACCCTTAATCCACCGACCCAACAAAGGACCGAAAAGAATAGTGTGCTTAAGAAATTTATGAATAAACCATTAGGTGAAGATAAATTAAAAGAGATTTACAGGCTTTACAATGAAGCCTATTTGACAGCCGAGGAAATATAAAAAGCCAGGGCCCTGATATTAATAATCAGGGCCTTATTTTTGAATGTAGATTTTTTTTAAAATTCTTCTTGCAAAGTAAAAGAAACGCGCTATATTTGCAGTCCCAAAAACAAGGGAATATTTGAAAAGAAAAGCTGAAGCAGAAGGTTGAGGCTACGAAAATAAAGATTCTTGGATCGGTAGTTCAGCTGGTTAGAATGCCGCCCTGTCACGGCGGAGGTCGCGGGTTCGAGTCCCGTCCGGTCCGCAGCTAAAAGAGCAAGACGCTCAAAATGATTGAAACAGAAGGTTTCGATTAAATAAATAAAGATTCTTGGA from Solitalea canadensis DSM 3403 encodes:
- a CDS encoding UDP-2,3-diacylglucosamine diphosphatase, producing the protein MEENKKIYFASDFHLGVPTYEKSREREDRIVRWLDSIKHDAAEVFLVGDIFDFWFEYKTVIPRGYVRLLGKLAELSDKGIKLTFFKGNHDMWMFNYLEKELGATIISDEKVIEINGKRLYIHHGDGLGPGDKTYKLLKKFFRSKVCQWLFARLHPNLGIGIADKWSRSSRIANDKKEVFLGEEHEWLVIYSKEILQKEHFDYFIYGHRHLPLDIQLSETSRYINLGEWIHFNTYAVFDGENVELKYFEKEEKELAEV
- the prfA gene encoding peptide chain release factor 1 produces the protein MIDKLDAIKQRWQDVEQQLSSPEAMSDMKRFAALNKEYKELTKVVEKAEEYKKVVSNIDTNKEMLATEKDEELREMAKMDLDELLPKKEELEEEIRVMLIPKDPEDAKNAILEIRGGAGGDEASLFAGDLYRMYMRFCEAKGWKTELVDETQGTAGGYKEIVINVSGEDVYGQLKYESGVHRVQRVPATETQGRVHTSAASVVVLPEADEFDVQINMNDIRKDLFCASGPGGQSVNTTYSAVRLTHIPTGVVAQCQDEKSQIKNFEKALGVLRSRIYEMELQKHLEETAKKRKTMVSTGDRSAKIRTYNFPQSRLTEHRIGLTIYNLNAVMDGDIQDIIDALQLAENAERMKEGTIA